A region of Vigna radiata var. radiata cultivar VC1973A chromosome 10, Vradiata_ver6, whole genome shotgun sequence DNA encodes the following proteins:
- the LOC106775763 gene encoding uncharacterized protein DDB_G0290301 isoform X3 yields MSLPDSPVPDDIETDPSEEEEEVEEETEEEEAEEVEEEEIEEEVEEEDFEEEVEEEEVEEVDEEEVDGEEVEEVDEEEVDEEEVEEVEEEEEVEEMELEEEEDEEGDGEQEVEEVEVEEEETEGEEEEVEVEVEEEEEGEHEVEEGEGEVQEDEGEQEKQEQEALEDNKEDQQQKQREAVEEKKEEQPQQLEETAEEKKEEQRQQQEEAVEEKKKEQEQQQEKAMEEKKNEQHLQQEAMKEKEGQQKEETVGEDRLAVKGSPPDADKGRQDLSLHMESKEQDKNLGPNYSVVENPEVIPPSSVHCIEETDAMLKISVPSREILTLKKEELHLKYDISSHSKSRENLTNVENCRSQGLEVDVENAGSLLQKEIQGGYSELGSNSKPNLCDDNDIDSRGRATKSSSDTGQDMVICLLPKNCIVEDASGGQNSRNNIKQLEREESRDDMKQTLSRTRSMSPSAEIKITNKRPKIICDFFAKGWCIRGSSCSFLHIKDTVDKTDQEAEADLVTAHQKRKLKVEEGVRDNVQRMRMNEQEQTPSWHPSQEKQNFTPRDNLFPENRFAFSSTSNYFNPNQDGMTTLRNQHIYKGYASTLLNHSPNSSLVTQFPSSRREDFRLVSSSSVPSYPTGYKSKICSYDWEPSVPFRPSFFITPMNVSSPGDLYDPLRDSIEIPNIGDGSLKASLLIQGSNVLASSQAPIYGDSAVIGKYTSSVNDDKSSVSSHNKLYENEPNKNSVPHEKNTETEITSGTYVNYQNGKIGTGQNTLGVADSTIKEREMTEHDARRHGEGSGHKTKRGDRDKKNHEIDVDFQMDGSMQKEPKALKMLRAALVDHVKELLKPVWHEGRLSKDAHIMIVRKSVDKVVSTIEPHQIPTIDTAKQYVSSSRAKIAKLVNGYVNKYGKS; encoded by the exons ATGTCTCTCCCTGATTCTCCCGTGCCCGATGATATCGAGACCGATCCATccgaagaagaggaagaagtcGAAGAGGAAACAGAGGAGGAGGAAGCTGAAGAAGTGGAAGAGGAGGAGATTGAGGAAGAAGTAGAAGAGGAAGATTTTGAAGAAGAGGTAGAGGAGGAAGAGGTTGAGGAAGTAGATGAGGAAGAAGTGGATGGGGAAGAGGTCGAGGAAGTAGATGAGGAAGAAGTGGATGAGGAAGAGGTCGAGGAAgtagaggaggaagaggaagtgGAAGAGATGGAGttagaagaagaggaagacgaagAGGGAGATGGAGAACAAGAAGTAGAGGAAGTGGAGGTAGAGGAAGAAGAGACagagggagaagaagaagaagtagaagttgaggtagaagaagaggaagagggagaaCACGAAGTAGAAGAAGGGGAGGGAGAAGTCCAAGAGGATGAAGGAGAACAAGAGAAACAAGAACAAGAAGCACTGGAGGATAATAAAGAAGACCAACAACAGAAACAAAGAGAAGCagtggaggagaagaaggaagagcaACCACAACAACTAGAAGAAACAGCggaggagaagaaagaagagcaACGACAGCAACAAGAAGAAGcagtggaggagaagaagaaagagcaagaacaacaacaagaaaaagctatggaggagaagaagaatgaaCAACATTTGCAACAAGAAGCAATGAAAGAGAAGGAGGGAcagcaaaaagaagaaacagTGGGGGAGGATAGATTGGCGGTGAAAGGTTCTCCACCCGATGCTGATAAGGGTCGGCAAG ATTTGAGCCTACATATGGAGTCTAAGGAACAAGACAAAAACTTGGGGCCAAATTATTCTGTGGTTGAAAACCCTGAAGTAATTCCACCATCTAGTGTGCATTGCATCGAAGAGACTGATGCGATGCTCAAAATATCTGTTCCTTCACGTGAGATACTGACATTGAAAAAGGAAGAGCTTCATCTGAAATATGACATTTCAAGTCATTCGAAATCAAGAGAAAATCTGACTAATGTTGAAAATTGTAGAAGTCAAGGACTAGAAGTTGATGTTGAAAATGCTGGATCCCTTCTGCAGAAGGAAATACAGGGTGGATACAGTGAGTTAGGTTCCAATAGCAAGCCTAATTTATGTGATGATAATGATATTGATTCCAGGGGCAGGGCCACCAAGTCATCTAGTGATACTGGACAAGATATGGTCATTTGCCTGCTTCCAAAAAATTGTATTGTTGAGGATGCTAGTGGTGGTCAGAATTCTAGGAACAATATCAAGCAGTTAGAGAGGGAGGAGTCAAGGGATGATATGAAGCAAACACTGTCAAG GACTAGAAGTATGTCTCCCAGTGCTGAGattaaaatcacaaacaaacgaccaaaaattatatgtgatttttttgCTAAAGGATGGTGTATCAGAGGTAGTTCCTGTAGCTTTCTTCATATAAAAGATACTGTGGATAAGACAGATCAGGAGGCTGAAGCTGACTTAGTTACTGCTCATCAGAAGAGAAAATTGAAAGTGGAAGAAG GTGTTAGGGACAATGTTCAGAGAATGAGGATG AATGAGCAAGAACAAACTCCTAGTTGGCATCCATCTCAAGAAAAACAGAACTTTACGCCGAGGGACAACTTGTTTCCAGAGAATAGATTTGCATTTAGTTCAACAAGCAATTATTTCAACCCAAATCAGGATGGAATGACTACTCTTCGGAACCAACATATATACAAAGGATACGCTTCCACTCTTTTGAACCATTCACCAAATTCAAGCCTGGTTACTCAATTTCCATCTTCAA GGCGGGAGGATTTTCGTCTAGTTAGTTCTTCCAGCGTTCCATCTTATCCCACTGGATATAAATCAAAAATCTGTTCTTATGATTGGGAACCTTCTGTGCCCTTCCGGCCATCCTTTTTTATCACTCCCATGAATGTATCATCTCCTGGAGATCTTTATGACCCTCTTCGAGATAGCATTGAGATACCTAATATAGGGGATGGGTCTTTGAAGGCTTCCCTTTTAATTCAAGGATCTAACGTACTGGCTTCATCACAGGCTCCGATATATGGTGATTCTGCTGTGATTGGGAAATACACGTCCAGTGTTAATGATGACAAAAGTTCTGTATCTTCACATAATAAACTTTATGAAAATGAGCCAAACAAAAACTCTGTTCCTCATGAAAAAAATACTGAAACAGAGATAACGTCAGGAACTTATGTAAACTATCAAAATGGTAAAATTGGCACGGGACAAAATACCTTAGGTGTTGCAGATAGTACAATAAAGGAGAGAGAAATGACTGAGCATGATGCTAGACGACATGGTGAAGGATCAGGGCACAAAACAAAGAGAGGAGACAGGGataagaaaaatcatgaaatagATGTTGACTTTCAGATGGATGGCAGCATGCAGAAGGAACCAAAGGCACTAAAAATGTTACGTGCAGCTCTTGTTGATCATgtaaaagagttattaaaacCAGTTTGGCATGAGGGTCGTCTTAGCAAGGATGCACATATTATGATAGTCAGAAAATCAGTTGACAAGGTTGTTAGCACCATAGAGCCCCATCAGATTCCTACCATAGATACTGCCAAGCAATATGTTTCTTCAAGTCGGGCAAAAATTGCAAAGCTGGTCAAT GGATATGTCAACAAATATGGCAAATCTTGA
- the LOC106775763 gene encoding apoptotic chromatin condensation inducer in the nucleus isoform X1, which yields MSLPDSPVPDDIETDPSEEEEEVEEETEEEEAEEVEEEEIEEEVEEEDFEEEVEEEEVEEVDEEEVDGEEVEEVDEEEVDEEEVEEVEEEEEVEEMELEEEEDEEGDGEQEVEEVEVEEEETEGEEEEVEVEVEEEEEGEHEVEEGEGEVQEDEGEQEKQEQEALEDNKEDQQQKQREAVEEKKEEQPQQLEETAEEKKEEQRQQQEEAVEEKKKEQEQQQEKAMEEKKNEQHLQQEAMKEKEGQQKEETVGEDRLAVKGSPPDADKGRQDLSLHMESKEQDKNLGPNYSVVENPEVIPPSSVHCIEETDAMLKISVPSREILTLKKEELHLKYDISSHSKSRENLTNVENCRSQGLEVDVENAGSLLQKEIQGGYSELGSNSKPNLCDDNDIDSRGRATKSSSDTGQDMVICLLPKNCIVEDASGGQNSRNNIKQLEREESRDDMKQTLSRTRSMSPSAEIKITNKRPKIICDFFAKGWCIRGSSCSFLHIKDTVDKTDQEAEADLVTAHQKRKLKVEEGVRDNVQRMRMNEQEQTPSWHPSQEKQNFTPRDNLFPENRFAFSSTSNYFNPNQDGMTTLRNQHIYKGYASTLLNHSPNSSLVTQFPSSSMSLSHRISSQSACSLPFSSSLGAGNLNSQKLLSTDKEYLTSKSTFSGSGREDFRLVSSSSVPSYPTGYKSKICSYDWEPSVPFRPSFFITPMNVSSPGDLYDPLRDSIEIPNIGDGSLKASLLIQGSNVLASSQAPIYGDSAVIGKYTSSVNDDKSSVSSHNKLYENEPNKNSVPHEKNTETEITSGTYVNYQNGKIGTGQNTLGVADSTIKEREMTEHDARRHGEGSGHKTKRGDRDKKNHEIDVDFQMDGSMQKEPKALKMLRAALVDHVKELLKPVWHEGRLSKDAHIMIVRKSVDKVVSTIEPHQIPTIDTAKQYVSSSRAKIAKLVNGYVNKYGKS from the exons ATGTCTCTCCCTGATTCTCCCGTGCCCGATGATATCGAGACCGATCCATccgaagaagaggaagaagtcGAAGAGGAAACAGAGGAGGAGGAAGCTGAAGAAGTGGAAGAGGAGGAGATTGAGGAAGAAGTAGAAGAGGAAGATTTTGAAGAAGAGGTAGAGGAGGAAGAGGTTGAGGAAGTAGATGAGGAAGAAGTGGATGGGGAAGAGGTCGAGGAAGTAGATGAGGAAGAAGTGGATGAGGAAGAGGTCGAGGAAgtagaggaggaagaggaagtgGAAGAGATGGAGttagaagaagaggaagacgaagAGGGAGATGGAGAACAAGAAGTAGAGGAAGTGGAGGTAGAGGAAGAAGAGACagagggagaagaagaagaagtagaagttgaggtagaagaagaggaagagggagaaCACGAAGTAGAAGAAGGGGAGGGAGAAGTCCAAGAGGATGAAGGAGAACAAGAGAAACAAGAACAAGAAGCACTGGAGGATAATAAAGAAGACCAACAACAGAAACAAAGAGAAGCagtggaggagaagaaggaagagcaACCACAACAACTAGAAGAAACAGCggaggagaagaaagaagagcaACGACAGCAACAAGAAGAAGcagtggaggagaagaagaaagagcaagaacaacaacaagaaaaagctatggaggagaagaagaatgaaCAACATTTGCAACAAGAAGCAATGAAAGAGAAGGAGGGAcagcaaaaagaagaaacagTGGGGGAGGATAGATTGGCGGTGAAAGGTTCTCCACCCGATGCTGATAAGGGTCGGCAAG ATTTGAGCCTACATATGGAGTCTAAGGAACAAGACAAAAACTTGGGGCCAAATTATTCTGTGGTTGAAAACCCTGAAGTAATTCCACCATCTAGTGTGCATTGCATCGAAGAGACTGATGCGATGCTCAAAATATCTGTTCCTTCACGTGAGATACTGACATTGAAAAAGGAAGAGCTTCATCTGAAATATGACATTTCAAGTCATTCGAAATCAAGAGAAAATCTGACTAATGTTGAAAATTGTAGAAGTCAAGGACTAGAAGTTGATGTTGAAAATGCTGGATCCCTTCTGCAGAAGGAAATACAGGGTGGATACAGTGAGTTAGGTTCCAATAGCAAGCCTAATTTATGTGATGATAATGATATTGATTCCAGGGGCAGGGCCACCAAGTCATCTAGTGATACTGGACAAGATATGGTCATTTGCCTGCTTCCAAAAAATTGTATTGTTGAGGATGCTAGTGGTGGTCAGAATTCTAGGAACAATATCAAGCAGTTAGAGAGGGAGGAGTCAAGGGATGATATGAAGCAAACACTGTCAAG GACTAGAAGTATGTCTCCCAGTGCTGAGattaaaatcacaaacaaacgaccaaaaattatatgtgatttttttgCTAAAGGATGGTGTATCAGAGGTAGTTCCTGTAGCTTTCTTCATATAAAAGATACTGTGGATAAGACAGATCAGGAGGCTGAAGCTGACTTAGTTACTGCTCATCAGAAGAGAAAATTGAAAGTGGAAGAAG GTGTTAGGGACAATGTTCAGAGAATGAGGATG AATGAGCAAGAACAAACTCCTAGTTGGCATCCATCTCAAGAAAAACAGAACTTTACGCCGAGGGACAACTTGTTTCCAGAGAATAGATTTGCATTTAGTTCAACAAGCAATTATTTCAACCCAAATCAGGATGGAATGACTACTCTTCGGAACCAACATATATACAAAGGATACGCTTCCACTCTTTTGAACCATTCACCAAATTCAAGCCTGGTTACTCAATTTCCATCTTCAAGTATGTCACTCTCTCACCGGATTTCTTCTCAATCAGCATGTTCATTGCCTTTTAGTTCATCTTTGGGGGCTGGTAATCTGAACTCCCAAAAGCTTTTGAGCACTGATAAAGAATATCTCACATCTAAGTCCACTTTCTCTGGTTCAGGGCGGGAGGATTTTCGTCTAGTTAGTTCTTCCAGCGTTCCATCTTATCCCACTGGATATAAATCAAAAATCTGTTCTTATGATTGGGAACCTTCTGTGCCCTTCCGGCCATCCTTTTTTATCACTCCCATGAATGTATCATCTCCTGGAGATCTTTATGACCCTCTTCGAGATAGCATTGAGATACCTAATATAGGGGATGGGTCTTTGAAGGCTTCCCTTTTAATTCAAGGATCTAACGTACTGGCTTCATCACAGGCTCCGATATATGGTGATTCTGCTGTGATTGGGAAATACACGTCCAGTGTTAATGATGACAAAAGTTCTGTATCTTCACATAATAAACTTTATGAAAATGAGCCAAACAAAAACTCTGTTCCTCATGAAAAAAATACTGAAACAGAGATAACGTCAGGAACTTATGTAAACTATCAAAATGGTAAAATTGGCACGGGACAAAATACCTTAGGTGTTGCAGATAGTACAATAAAGGAGAGAGAAATGACTGAGCATGATGCTAGACGACATGGTGAAGGATCAGGGCACAAAACAAAGAGAGGAGACAGGGataagaaaaatcatgaaatagATGTTGACTTTCAGATGGATGGCAGCATGCAGAAGGAACCAAAGGCACTAAAAATGTTACGTGCAGCTCTTGTTGATCATgtaaaagagttattaaaacCAGTTTGGCATGAGGGTCGTCTTAGCAAGGATGCACATATTATGATAGTCAGAAAATCAGTTGACAAGGTTGTTAGCACCATAGAGCCCCATCAGATTCCTACCATAGATACTGCCAAGCAATATGTTTCTTCAAGTCGGGCAAAAATTGCAAAGCTGGTCAAT GGATATGTCAACAAATATGGCAAATCTTGA
- the LOC106775763 gene encoding myb-like protein X isoform X2 — protein sequence MSLPDSPVPDDIETDPSEEEEEVEEETEEEEAEEVEEEEIEEEVEEEDFEEEVEEEEVEEVDEEEVDGEEVEEVDEEEVDEEEVEEVEEEEEVEEMELEEEEDEEGDGEQEVEEVEVEEEETEGEEEEVEVEVEEEEEGEHEVEEGEGEVQEDEGEQEKQEQEALEDNKEDQQQKQREAVEEKKEEQPQQLEETAEEKKEEQRQQQEEAVEEKKKEQEQQQEKAMEEKKNEQHLQQEAMKEKEGQQKEETVGEDRLAVKGSPPDADKDLSLHMESKEQDKNLGPNYSVVENPEVIPPSSVHCIEETDAMLKISVPSREILTLKKEELHLKYDISSHSKSRENLTNVENCRSQGLEVDVENAGSLLQKEIQGGYSELGSNSKPNLCDDNDIDSRGRATKSSSDTGQDMVICLLPKNCIVEDASGGQNSRNNIKQLEREESRDDMKQTLSRTRSMSPSAEIKITNKRPKIICDFFAKGWCIRGSSCSFLHIKDTVDKTDQEAEADLVTAHQKRKLKVEEGVRDNVQRMRMNEQEQTPSWHPSQEKQNFTPRDNLFPENRFAFSSTSNYFNPNQDGMTTLRNQHIYKGYASTLLNHSPNSSLVTQFPSSSMSLSHRISSQSACSLPFSSSLGAGNLNSQKLLSTDKEYLTSKSTFSGSGREDFRLVSSSSVPSYPTGYKSKICSYDWEPSVPFRPSFFITPMNVSSPGDLYDPLRDSIEIPNIGDGSLKASLLIQGSNVLASSQAPIYGDSAVIGKYTSSVNDDKSSVSSHNKLYENEPNKNSVPHEKNTETEITSGTYVNYQNGKIGTGQNTLGVADSTIKEREMTEHDARRHGEGSGHKTKRGDRDKKNHEIDVDFQMDGSMQKEPKALKMLRAALVDHVKELLKPVWHEGRLSKDAHIMIVRKSVDKVVSTIEPHQIPTIDTAKQYVSSSRAKIAKLVNGYVNKYGKS from the exons ATGTCTCTCCCTGATTCTCCCGTGCCCGATGATATCGAGACCGATCCATccgaagaagaggaagaagtcGAAGAGGAAACAGAGGAGGAGGAAGCTGAAGAAGTGGAAGAGGAGGAGATTGAGGAAGAAGTAGAAGAGGAAGATTTTGAAGAAGAGGTAGAGGAGGAAGAGGTTGAGGAAGTAGATGAGGAAGAAGTGGATGGGGAAGAGGTCGAGGAAGTAGATGAGGAAGAAGTGGATGAGGAAGAGGTCGAGGAAgtagaggaggaagaggaagtgGAAGAGATGGAGttagaagaagaggaagacgaagAGGGAGATGGAGAACAAGAAGTAGAGGAAGTGGAGGTAGAGGAAGAAGAGACagagggagaagaagaagaagtagaagttgaggtagaagaagaggaagagggagaaCACGAAGTAGAAGAAGGGGAGGGAGAAGTCCAAGAGGATGAAGGAGAACAAGAGAAACAAGAACAAGAAGCACTGGAGGATAATAAAGAAGACCAACAACAGAAACAAAGAGAAGCagtggaggagaagaaggaagagcaACCACAACAACTAGAAGAAACAGCggaggagaagaaagaagagcaACGACAGCAACAAGAAGAAGcagtggaggagaagaagaaagagcaagaacaacaacaagaaaaagctatggaggagaagaagaatgaaCAACATTTGCAACAAGAAGCAATGAAAGAGAAGGAGGGAcagcaaaaagaagaaacagTGGGGGAGGATAGATTGGCGGTGAAAGGTTCTCCACCCGATGCTGATAAGG ATTTGAGCCTACATATGGAGTCTAAGGAACAAGACAAAAACTTGGGGCCAAATTATTCTGTGGTTGAAAACCCTGAAGTAATTCCACCATCTAGTGTGCATTGCATCGAAGAGACTGATGCGATGCTCAAAATATCTGTTCCTTCACGTGAGATACTGACATTGAAAAAGGAAGAGCTTCATCTGAAATATGACATTTCAAGTCATTCGAAATCAAGAGAAAATCTGACTAATGTTGAAAATTGTAGAAGTCAAGGACTAGAAGTTGATGTTGAAAATGCTGGATCCCTTCTGCAGAAGGAAATACAGGGTGGATACAGTGAGTTAGGTTCCAATAGCAAGCCTAATTTATGTGATGATAATGATATTGATTCCAGGGGCAGGGCCACCAAGTCATCTAGTGATACTGGACAAGATATGGTCATTTGCCTGCTTCCAAAAAATTGTATTGTTGAGGATGCTAGTGGTGGTCAGAATTCTAGGAACAATATCAAGCAGTTAGAGAGGGAGGAGTCAAGGGATGATATGAAGCAAACACTGTCAAG GACTAGAAGTATGTCTCCCAGTGCTGAGattaaaatcacaaacaaacgaccaaaaattatatgtgatttttttgCTAAAGGATGGTGTATCAGAGGTAGTTCCTGTAGCTTTCTTCATATAAAAGATACTGTGGATAAGACAGATCAGGAGGCTGAAGCTGACTTAGTTACTGCTCATCAGAAGAGAAAATTGAAAGTGGAAGAAG GTGTTAGGGACAATGTTCAGAGAATGAGGATG AATGAGCAAGAACAAACTCCTAGTTGGCATCCATCTCAAGAAAAACAGAACTTTACGCCGAGGGACAACTTGTTTCCAGAGAATAGATTTGCATTTAGTTCAACAAGCAATTATTTCAACCCAAATCAGGATGGAATGACTACTCTTCGGAACCAACATATATACAAAGGATACGCTTCCACTCTTTTGAACCATTCACCAAATTCAAGCCTGGTTACTCAATTTCCATCTTCAAGTATGTCACTCTCTCACCGGATTTCTTCTCAATCAGCATGTTCATTGCCTTTTAGTTCATCTTTGGGGGCTGGTAATCTGAACTCCCAAAAGCTTTTGAGCACTGATAAAGAATATCTCACATCTAAGTCCACTTTCTCTGGTTCAGGGCGGGAGGATTTTCGTCTAGTTAGTTCTTCCAGCGTTCCATCTTATCCCACTGGATATAAATCAAAAATCTGTTCTTATGATTGGGAACCTTCTGTGCCCTTCCGGCCATCCTTTTTTATCACTCCCATGAATGTATCATCTCCTGGAGATCTTTATGACCCTCTTCGAGATAGCATTGAGATACCTAATATAGGGGATGGGTCTTTGAAGGCTTCCCTTTTAATTCAAGGATCTAACGTACTGGCTTCATCACAGGCTCCGATATATGGTGATTCTGCTGTGATTGGGAAATACACGTCCAGTGTTAATGATGACAAAAGTTCTGTATCTTCACATAATAAACTTTATGAAAATGAGCCAAACAAAAACTCTGTTCCTCATGAAAAAAATACTGAAACAGAGATAACGTCAGGAACTTATGTAAACTATCAAAATGGTAAAATTGGCACGGGACAAAATACCTTAGGTGTTGCAGATAGTACAATAAAGGAGAGAGAAATGACTGAGCATGATGCTAGACGACATGGTGAAGGATCAGGGCACAAAACAAAGAGAGGAGACAGGGataagaaaaatcatgaaatagATGTTGACTTTCAGATGGATGGCAGCATGCAGAAGGAACCAAAGGCACTAAAAATGTTACGTGCAGCTCTTGTTGATCATgtaaaagagttattaaaacCAGTTTGGCATGAGGGTCGTCTTAGCAAGGATGCACATATTATGATAGTCAGAAAATCAGTTGACAAGGTTGTTAGCACCATAGAGCCCCATCAGATTCCTACCATAGATACTGCCAAGCAATATGTTTCTTCAAGTCGGGCAAAAATTGCAAAGCTGGTCAAT GGATATGTCAACAAATATGGCAAATCTTGA